In the genome of Bacteroidales bacterium, one region contains:
- a CDS encoding ATP-binding cassette domain-containing protein — translation MDVICELNSVDISHKEYSVLRNVNLTVKKGELLYIIGKTGSGKSTLLKALYGEIPLKSGTGTVCGFKIDKLKRKEIPFLRRKMGFVFQDFQLLTDRTVHDNLSFVLKATGWTKKKLIDKRINEVLERVGLSFKGYKMPHELSGGEQQSVVIARAILNNPDLILADEPTGNLDTDTSENIMNLLTNLKNEGTTVIMATHDTVILNKFKSRTIICTDNTVTERQDTVLNFINLEEQMEALFDLKIDKQDNLEQSDSKTIN, via the coding sequence ATGGATGTAATTTGCGAATTAAACAGTGTTGACATCTCTCACAAAGAGTACTCAGTTTTACGGAATGTCAATTTAACGGTAAAAAAAGGCGAACTTTTGTATATAATCGGGAAAACCGGTTCAGGGAAATCGACATTACTTAAGGCTTTGTATGGCGAAATTCCATTAAAATCTGGTACAGGTACCGTTTGCGGTTTCAAAATTGACAAACTAAAGAGGAAAGAGATTCCATTTTTGAGAAGAAAAATGGGATTTGTTTTTCAAGATTTTCAACTACTTACAGATAGAACAGTACATGATAATCTATCATTTGTCTTGAAAGCAACTGGCTGGACAAAAAAGAAGCTTATCGATAAACGTATAAATGAGGTCCTTGAACGCGTAGGACTGAGTTTTAAAGGGTACAAAATGCCTCATGAACTGTCTGGTGGCGAGCAACAAAGCGTAGTAATAGCAAGAGCTATTCTTAATAATCCTGATCTTATACTTGCAGACGAACCCACGGGGAACCTTGATACTGATACATCTGAGAATATTATGAACTTACTCACAAATTTGAAAAACGAAGGTACTACAGTAATCATGGCAACACACGATACGGTTATTTTAAACAAATTCAAATCAAGGACTATAATTTGTACCGATAACACCGTAACCGAACGTCAGGATACTGTTCTTAATTTCATAAATCTTGAAGAGCAGATGGAGGCTTTGTTTGATTTAAAAATCGACAAACAAGACAACCTCGAACAATCTGACAGCAAAACAATTAACTAA